The following proteins are encoded in a genomic region of Paenibacillus sp. FSL R7-0273:
- a CDS encoding ABC transporter ATP-binding protein — MSEDLLRIENLTTSFRIADDYYAAVDDVTLTVKKNEILAIVGESGSGKSALAFSIMGLHTKARIEGKVIYKGQDIVQMSPGMLNKVRGKEMSMIFQDPLAALNPLMIIGQQIEEVLLLHDTGLSKKQRKEKVLDLLTKVGIPRPEHTYHQYPYELSGGMRQRVIIAIAIANGPQLLLADEPTTALDVTIQLQILELIKKLKEDMEAGIILITHDLGVVSEMADRVAVMYAGQIVEIADIYTLTSNPQHPYTRSLFNSIPTVKEVKSRLHVIQGIVPSLKNLPRTGCRFAARTPWIDASAHEENPQLHEIAPGHFVRCTCYRHFHFPESTEEAGTNGIA, encoded by the coding sequence TTGAGTGAAGATTTACTGCGAATCGAGAATTTGACGACATCCTTCAGAATTGCAGACGATTATTATGCTGCAGTTGATGATGTGACGCTCACGGTGAAGAAGAATGAGATTCTGGCGATCGTGGGAGAATCGGGGTCGGGTAAGAGCGCCCTTGCTTTTTCTATAATGGGTCTGCACACAAAGGCAAGAATTGAAGGGAAAGTAATTTACAAAGGCCAGGATATTGTCCAAATGTCTCCCGGCATGCTGAATAAGGTCCGCGGCAAGGAAATGTCGATGATTTTCCAGGACCCTTTGGCTGCATTAAATCCGCTAATGATCATAGGCCAGCAGATTGAAGAAGTACTGCTGCTTCACGATACCGGCCTCTCCAAGAAACAGAGAAAAGAAAAGGTGCTTGATCTGTTGACCAAAGTGGGCATCCCCCGCCCTGAACATACATACCATCAATATCCGTACGAATTATCCGGCGGTATGCGCCAGCGGGTCATTATCGCCATTGCGATTGCCAACGGTCCGCAGCTGCTCCTCGCCGATGAGCCGACCACTGCGCTCGATGTGACGATTCAGCTGCAGATTCTTGAGCTGATCAAGAAGCTGAAGGAGGACATGGAGGCCGGAATTATTCTTATTACCCATGATCTCGGGGTTGTCAGTGAGATGGCAGACCGGGTGGCAGTCATGTATGCCGGCCAGATTGTTGAAATTGCCGACATTTACACGCTGACCTCTAATCCGCAGCATCCGTACACCAGATCCTTGTTTAATTCCATTCCTACAGTAAAAGAAGTCAAGTCAAGGCTGCATGTGATCCAGGGGATTGTGCCTTCGCTCAAGAACCTGCCGCGTACCGGCTGCCGGTTTGCAGCAAGAACGCCATGGATTGATGCCTCCGCGCATGAGGAGAATCCGCAGCTGCACGAAATTGCTCCGGGCCACTTTGTCCGCTGCACCTGCTACAGACATTTTCATTTCCCGGAGAGCACGGAGGAGGCTGGCACCAATGGCATTGCTTGA
- a CDS encoding oligopeptide ABC transporter substrate-binding protein gives MKKRKTAKTMLVSLLLVLSLAVTACGSGNNEAAEPSATTAATDAAATAAPTTAPAAEDGLYNIADFSNVKSNQGEAIEGGTLNFGLVSDTPFEGTLNFNFYSGAPDAEVLEWFDEGLLTWDKNYVYTNDGAATYEVSEDGRTFTFTIRDNVNWHDGKPVTAEDWLFAHEVIGNPAYDGPRYGSDFTNIVGMEEYHAGTAKTISGIKVLNEKQLEITYVKSTPSLLTGSIWSYPLAKHIFGAMDVAKISASPEVRQKPVGFGPFKVESIVPGESVVYVKNEDYWRGAPKLDKVILKVVPPTTVVQELKAGNIDIVDSFPIDQFPDNSGLSNVEYLGAIDRAYTYVGFKLGKWDATKNVVAPDPNAKMANVALRKAMWQAVDNDAVGKNFYHGLRWNATTLIPPSHPEFHDSSNPGMPYDPEAAKQTLEAAGFKMNGEFRTNPDGSPLTINFISMTGSDIAEPLAQYYVQSWKAIGLNVTLEMVEFNTFYDRVGSNGEDDPTVDVYQGAWTVGIDVDPQGLYGRDAIYNFPRYANEESDRLMAEGVSEAAFDVEKRKEIYKEWQALMVEEIPVFPTLYRAALVPVNNRVLNYAIGDGTGVYRYGIAVSADKGIAAQ, from the coding sequence ATGAAAAAAAGAAAAACCGCCAAGACCATGCTGGTAAGCCTGCTGCTGGTGCTGTCGCTCGCAGTAACTGCCTGCGGCTCCGGCAACAATGAGGCTGCTGAGCCTTCAGCAACCACTGCAGCTACAGATGCTGCTGCTACTGCCGCTCCAACAACTGCACCTGCAGCAGAAGACGGGCTCTACAACATCGCAGATTTCAGCAATGTTAAATCGAACCAGGGTGAAGCCATTGAAGGCGGCACACTCAACTTTGGCCTTGTATCTGATACTCCCTTTGAAGGAACTTTGAACTTTAACTTCTATTCCGGTGCTCCGGATGCTGAGGTACTTGAATGGTTTGACGAAGGCCTGCTGACATGGGATAAAAACTATGTGTACACCAATGACGGCGCGGCTACCTATGAAGTCTCTGAAGACGGACGCACGTTCACCTTCACGATCCGCGACAATGTAAACTGGCATGACGGCAAGCCGGTTACGGCTGAGGATTGGCTGTTTGCCCATGAAGTTATTGGTAACCCGGCTTATGACGGTCCGCGTTACGGTTCTGACTTCACCAACATTGTCGGTATGGAAGAGTATCATGCCGGTACAGCAAAGACAATCTCCGGGATCAAGGTACTTAACGAGAAGCAGCTGGAGATTACTTATGTTAAATCGACTCCTTCCCTGCTGACAGGCAGTATCTGGTCTTATCCGCTGGCTAAGCATATCTTTGGAGCAATGGATGTTGCCAAGATCTCTGCTTCCCCTGAGGTCCGCCAGAAACCAGTCGGTTTCGGTCCGTTCAAAGTAGAAAGTATCGTACCGGGTGAATCTGTAGTGTATGTGAAGAATGAAGATTACTGGCGCGGTGCTCCTAAGCTGGATAAGGTTATTCTGAAGGTAGTTCCTCCGACAACTGTTGTACAGGAGCTTAAAGCTGGTAACATCGATATTGTCGACAGCTTCCCGATTGACCAGTTCCCTGATAACTCCGGTTTGTCGAACGTTGAATATCTGGGCGCGATTGACCGTGCCTACACTTATGTAGGATTTAAGCTTGGTAAATGGGATGCAACTAAAAATGTAGTTGCACCAGATCCTAATGCCAAAATGGCAAATGTAGCTCTGCGTAAAGCAATGTGGCAGGCAGTTGATAATGATGCTGTCGGCAAAAACTTCTATCACGGCCTGCGCTGGAATGCTACAACACTGATTCCGCCATCCCATCCTGAATTCCATGACAGCAGCAATCCTGGTATGCCTTATGATCCTGAAGCAGCGAAGCAGACACTTGAAGCTGCAGGCTTCAAGATGAACGGTGAATTCCGTACCAATCCGGACGGCAGTCCGCTGACTATCAATTTCATCTCCATGACAGGCTCGGATATTGCTGAGCCGCTGGCCCAATATTATGTGCAATCCTGGAAAGCAATCGGTCTGAATGTTACGCTGGAAATGGTTGAATTCAATACCTTCTATGACCGCGTAGGCAGCAACGGTGAAGATGATCCTACAGTTGACGTCTACCAGGGTGCCTGGACAGTGGGTATCGACGTAGATCCGCAAGGTCTGTATGGCCGTGATGCGATCTATAACTTCCCGCGGTATGCCAATGAAGAGAGCGACCGTCTGATGGCTGAAGGCGTATCTGAAGCCGCATTTGATGTAGAGAAGCGTAAGGAAATCTATAAAGAATGGCAAGCGCTGATGGTTGAAGAAATCCCTGTATTCCCAACCCTGTACCGTGCTGCACTGGTTCCGGTTAACAACCGTGTCCTGAATTATGCTATTGGCGACGGAACTGGCGTCTATAGATATGGAATTGCAGTGTCCGCTGATAAGGGCATTGCTGCACAATAA
- the cymR gene encoding cysteine metabolism transcriptional regulator CymR — protein sequence MKISTKGRYGLTIMMELALKFGEGPTSLKSIAEKNGLSEHYLEQLIAPLRNAGLVKSIRGAYGGYILSRDSATITAGDIIRVLEGPISPVDFTEEDDPAKRDLWLRIRDGIADVLDSTTLSDLINYKEESKADNYMFYI from the coding sequence TTGAAAATATCAACAAAAGGACGTTACGGATTAACCATTATGATGGAGCTGGCCCTTAAATTTGGCGAAGGCCCAACCTCCCTGAAAAGCATTGCCGAGAAGAACGGCCTGTCCGAGCATTATCTGGAGCAGCTGATTGCACCGCTCCGCAACGCCGGACTGGTAAAAAGCATCCGCGGAGCCTACGGCGGTTATATCCTGTCCCGTGATTCCGCGACCATCACCGCCGGAGATATTATCCGTGTGCTGGAAGGACCGATTTCGCCGGTCGATTTCACCGAGGAGGATGACCCGGCCAAGCGTGACCTCTGGCTGCGCATCCGCGACGGCATTGCCGACGTGCTTGACTCCACCACGTTGTCGGACCTCATTAATTATAAAGAGGAAAGTAAGGCCGATAACTACATGTTCTACATCTGA
- a CDS encoding ABC transporter ATP-binding protein, whose protein sequence is MALLEVKDLQVHFPIRGGIFSRQVGEVKAVDRVNLSIEAGQTYGLVGESGSGKTTTGRAIIGLNQITGGNILFEGIDLASRGARKQDNIRREVQMIFQDPYSSLNPKKRVLDIIAEPLRNFEKLSPQEEMRRVQELLEQVGLSADNVLKYPHEFSGGQRQRIGIARAIALKPKLIIADEPVSALDVSVQAQVLNFLRDIQKELNLTYLFISHDLGIIRHMCDRIGIMYKGRHVEEGTPEDIFDNPHHIYTKRLIAAIPDIDPLQREERNTFRRSVSEEYENAYRSHFDQDGLAYPLRSISDTHMVAMPEKG, encoded by the coding sequence ATGGCATTGCTTGAAGTTAAAGATTTGCAGGTTCATTTTCCGATCAGAGGCGGGATTTTCAGCCGTCAGGTTGGTGAAGTCAAGGCGGTTGACCGTGTTAACCTTTCTATCGAAGCAGGGCAGACCTATGGTCTTGTCGGAGAATCCGGCTCGGGTAAAACGACTACCGGCCGGGCCATCATCGGACTGAACCAGATTACGGGCGGCAACATCCTGTTCGAAGGCATTGATCTGGCCTCCAGAGGGGCCCGCAAGCAGGATAATATCCGCCGCGAAGTACAGATGATTTTTCAGGACCCGTATTCCTCGCTTAATCCGAAAAAACGGGTGCTGGATATTATCGCTGAGCCGCTGCGTAATTTCGAGAAGCTGTCCCCGCAGGAGGAAATGCGGAGGGTGCAGGAGCTGCTGGAGCAGGTTGGCCTTAGTGCGGACAATGTTCTTAAATATCCGCATGAATTTTCCGGCGGCCAGCGCCAGCGTATCGGGATTGCCCGCGCGATTGCCCTGAAGCCCAAGCTGATTATTGCCGATGAGCCTGTCTCGGCGCTGGATGTATCGGTACAGGCGCAGGTGCTCAACTTCCTGCGGGATATTCAGAAGGAGCTGAATTTGACGTATCTGTTCATCAGCCATGATCTCGGAATTATCCGGCATATGTGTGACCGTATCGGTATTATGTACAAGGGCCGTCATGTTGAGGAAGGTACGCCTGAGGATATTTTTGACAATCCGCACCATATTTATACCAAGCGTCTCATCGCGGCAATTCCGGACATCGATCCTCTACAGCGCGAGGAACGGAATACCTTCCGCCGGTCCGTAAGTGAAGAGTACGAAAACGCCTACCGGAGCCATTTCGACCAAGACGGCCTGGCTTACCCGTTACGATCCATTTCCGATACCCATATGGTGGCTATGCCCGAGAAAGGTTGA
- the mnmA gene encoding tRNA 2-thiouridine(34) synthase MnmA — translation MTKAKQDTRVVVGMSGGVDSSVTALLLKQQGYDVIGIFMKNWDDTDEFGVCTAETDAEDVRRVCEQIDIPYYTVNFEKEYFDKVFSYFLDEYKAGRTPNPDVMCNREIKFGEFLNKALQLGADYVATGHYARVVDEDGTFRLLRGVDNNKDQTYFLNALNQSQLSKAMFPIGHLPKPEVRRIAEEAGLYTAKKKDSTGVCFIGERNFREFLSQYLPAQSGDMVDIATGEVKGRHDGLMYYTLGQRQGLGIGGSGNGEPWFVAEKDLEKNILYVVQGDKHPSLYSTSLTASGVNWIDGRTLVPGDAPLKCTAKFRYRQPDQGVTLTAREDGSLDVLFDVPQKAITPGQAVVFYLDEQCLGGGTIEAARKVVPQPQG, via the coding sequence ATGACAAAGGCTAAACAGGATACACGTGTCGTTGTCGGCATGTCCGGAGGAGTTGATTCCTCCGTTACAGCGCTTCTGCTCAAACAGCAGGGCTATGACGTCATCGGCATCTTTATGAAGAACTGGGATGATACCGACGAATTCGGAGTGTGCACTGCCGAGACCGACGCTGAGGATGTGCGCCGTGTATGCGAGCAGATCGATATTCCTTACTATACCGTTAATTTTGAAAAGGAATACTTCGATAAAGTCTTTTCTTATTTCCTTGATGAATATAAGGCAGGCCGGACTCCTAATCCGGATGTTATGTGCAACCGGGAGATCAAATTCGGGGAGTTCCTGAACAAAGCGCTGCAGCTCGGTGCGGATTATGTGGCAACCGGCCACTATGCCCGTGTTGTGGACGAAGACGGCACCTTCAGGCTGCTGCGCGGCGTGGACAATAATAAGGATCAGACTTACTTCCTGAACGCGCTGAACCAGAGCCAGCTGTCAAAGGCTATGTTCCCGATCGGCCATCTGCCGAAGCCGGAGGTGCGGAGAATCGCCGAGGAAGCCGGACTGTATACTGCGAAGAAAAAGGACAGCACCGGAGTATGCTTCATCGGTGAGCGCAATTTCCGTGAATTCCTCAGCCAGTATCTGCCGGCGCAGTCGGGAGATATGGTCGATATTGCCACCGGTGAGGTCAAGGGCCGGCATGACGGCCTGATGTACTACACGCTGGGACAGCGGCAGGGGCTCGGAATCGGGGGCTCCGGTAACGGCGAGCCTTGGTTTGTTGCCGAGAAGGACCTGGAGAAGAATATTCTCTATGTTGTGCAGGGAGACAAGCATCCCAGCCTGTACTCCACCAGCCTGACCGCTTCAGGCGTGAACTGGATCGACGGCCGGACGCTGGTGCCTGGAGACGCACCGCTGAAGTGTACTGCCAAGTTCCGCTACCGTCAGCCTGATCAGGGTGTCACGCTGACGGCGCGGGAAGACGGCAGCTTAGATGTGCTGTTTGATGTACCGCAGAAGGCGATCACTCCGGGACAGGCGGTTGTATTCTACCTGGACGAGCAGTGCCTGGGCGGCGGGACGATTGAAGCAGCGCGGAAGGTTGTTCCCCAGCCGCAAGGCTAA
- the opp4B gene encoding oligopeptide ABC transporter permease: protein MWKIIVRRLLIMIPQVFLLSILVFLMAKSMPGDALTGMLDPNIDPAAIEAMRERLGLNDPWHIQYWNWISNAVQGDLGQSFNFKMPVTELIGQRMMNTLWLSLATLILTYLIAIPLGIISGRFNDTWGDRLITGYTYIGFAAPLFIVALVMLWMFGFYFSWFPTGGSVSPGAVPGTFSYVLDKIYHLLLPALSIALITTVGTVQYLRNEIIDTKQKDFILTARAKGASESRVYNRHILRNSLLPIAAFFGYELTGLIGGTIFVESIFSYPGMGQLFLGSIVIRDFTVVTALVLLYGIATIIGSLLSDIILSIVDPRIRIK from the coding sequence ATGTGGAAGATTATTGTACGAAGACTGTTAATTATGATTCCCCAGGTATTTCTGTTAAGTATTCTCGTATTTCTGATGGCCAAATCCATGCCGGGCGATGCACTCACCGGGATGCTTGATCCGAATATCGACCCTGCAGCGATTGAGGCAATGCGGGAAAGGCTGGGACTGAATGATCCCTGGCACATCCAGTACTGGAACTGGATCAGCAATGCCGTTCAAGGCGACCTTGGCCAGTCCTTCAACTTCAAAATGCCTGTGACTGAGCTGATTGGCCAGCGGATGATGAACACCCTGTGGCTGTCGCTTGCCACGCTGATCCTTACATATTTGATTGCCATCCCGCTTGGCATCATCAGCGGACGCTTCAATGATACATGGGGCGACCGTCTGATCACCGGCTATACCTATATCGGTTTCGCTGCCCCGCTGTTCATTGTAGCGCTTGTAATGCTCTGGATGTTCGGCTTCTATTTCTCCTGGTTCCCTACCGGGGGAAGCGTATCGCCTGGTGCGGTTCCCGGCACCTTCAGCTATGTGCTCGACAAAATATATCATTTGCTGCTGCCGGCCTTATCTATCGCGTTAATTACGACTGTAGGTACTGTCCAGTATCTGCGTAACGAAATTATTGATACGAAGCAGAAGGATTTTATTCTTACCGCCAGAGCAAAGGGTGCCTCCGAATCGCGGGTCTACAACCGCCATATTCTGCGCAACTCGCTGCTGCCGATTGCCGCCTTTTTCGGATATGAGCTGACAGGGCTCATCGGGGGGACCATCTTTGTAGAAAGCATCTTCAGTTATCCCGGCATGGGCCAGCTGTTCCTGGGCTCGATCGTCATCCGCGATTTCACCGTGGTGACGGCACTGGTGCTGTTGTATGGGATTGCCACCATCATCGGCTCCCTGCTGTCCGATATCATATTAAGCATTGTTGATCCGCGCATCCGGATTAAATAA
- a CDS encoding glycoside hydrolase family 48 protein, with protein MKLSLCKKPVSLIMASILFLSLISGLCTLSPQTAKAASAEETRFLQLYAQLKDPVNGYFSAEGIPYHAVETLMSEAPDYGHMTTSEAYSYWMWLEVLYGHHTGDWSKLEEAWDNMEKYIIPINEGDGVQEQPTMSFYNPNSPATYASEFAQPDQYPSLLSGKYAAGKDPLDAELKAAYGNNQTYLMHWLVDVDNWYGFGNLLNPSHTAAYVNTFQRGEQESVWEAVPHPSQDNKAFGKANEGFISLFTKESSVPSAQWRYTNATDADARAVQAMYWAKELGYNNTVYLNKAKKMGDYLRYGMYDKYFQKVGSGADGTPEAGTGKDSNQYLLAWYTAWGGGLGQSGNWAWRIGASHAHQGYQNVVAAYALSDPEGGLVPSSATAGQDWSNSLKRQLEFYTWLQSSEGAIAGGATNSYDGAYKAYPAGTSTFYGMAYDDAPVYHDPPSNNWFGMQAWSVERIAELYYILASSGDTSSENFRMAKQVIENWVDWSSDYAFAGSRPVTDAEGYYLDSAGNRILGGDNPQVATVAAPGEFWIPGNVEWAGQPDTWTSFAASDGNSNLKAVTKNPSQDTGVLGSYIKALTFFAAGTQAEHGSYTALGGQAQQLAKALLDTAWGYNDGVGIATTESRGDYFRYFTKEVYFPSGWTGTFGQGNAIPGSATVPSDPAKGGSGVYASYTDIRPDIVNDPDWQYLLDKYNSSYNTVTKQWDNGAPEFTYHRFWSQVDMATAYAEYDRLINDSNGPVEPAAPKAPSKPNATAGNNSALLSWNKVNGADSYTVKRAVTSGGPYTDVASVTQVTYSDTTIVNGTTYYYVVSASNSTGTSPDSPEVSVKPAAVPIPAVGDLVVQYKTSDTNPGDNQFRPQLRIVNNGTTSVSLKDVKLRYYYTIDGEKDQQFNVDYATLGGSNVLGGFVKLTPAATGADYYVEISFTAGAGSLAPGANTGEIQLRINKTDWSNYNEAGDYSYDPSKISFSDWERVPLYLNGTLAWGLEP; from the coding sequence ATGAAATTGAGCTTATGCAAGAAGCCTGTTTCTTTGATCATGGCCTCAATTCTATTTCTCTCCCTTATTAGCGGTCTGTGTACCCTGAGCCCCCAAACCGCCAAAGCCGCCTCCGCAGAAGAGACACGGTTCCTGCAATTGTATGCCCAGCTGAAGGATCCGGTTAACGGGTACTTCTCAGCAGAGGGCATACCCTACCATGCAGTAGAGACGCTGATGAGCGAGGCTCCTGATTACGGGCATATGACGACCTCGGAAGCTTACAGCTACTGGATGTGGCTCGAAGTTCTGTATGGCCATCATACCGGAGACTGGAGTAAGCTGGAAGAAGCCTGGGACAATATGGAAAAGTATATTATTCCAATAAATGAAGGCGACGGCGTGCAGGAGCAGCCGACAATGAGCTTTTACAATCCGAACAGCCCGGCCACATATGCTTCAGAATTTGCCCAGCCGGATCAGTATCCCAGCTTGTTAAGCGGTAAGTACGCCGCAGGGAAGGACCCGCTGGATGCGGAGCTGAAGGCGGCTTACGGCAACAACCAGACCTACCTGATGCATTGGCTGGTGGACGTGGACAACTGGTACGGATTTGGCAACCTGCTCAATCCGTCACATACTGCCGCCTATGTAAATACTTTTCAGCGGGGCGAGCAGGAATCCGTGTGGGAAGCAGTCCCGCATCCATCACAGGATAACAAAGCATTCGGTAAAGCGAATGAAGGCTTCATAAGCCTGTTCACCAAAGAGAGCAGCGTGCCTTCCGCCCAGTGGCGCTACACCAATGCCACTGATGCTGATGCGCGGGCTGTACAGGCGATGTACTGGGCCAAGGAGCTCGGCTACAACAATACCGTCTATCTGAATAAGGCCAAGAAGATGGGCGACTATCTCCGGTATGGCATGTACGACAAATATTTTCAGAAGGTTGGCAGCGGTGCCGACGGAACTCCTGAAGCGGGAACCGGCAAGGATTCTAATCAATACCTGCTTGCCTGGTACACAGCCTGGGGCGGCGGGCTCGGCCAGAGCGGTAACTGGGCCTGGAGAATTGGTGCCAGCCATGCGCATCAGGGCTATCAGAATGTAGTTGCCGCCTATGCGCTTTCTGATCCGGAGGGAGGACTTGTTCCCTCTTCAGCAACGGCCGGACAGGACTGGAGCAATTCTCTGAAGCGCCAGCTTGAATTCTATACCTGGCTGCAATCTTCCGAAGGTGCAATTGCCGGAGGTGCAACCAACAGCTATGACGGCGCTTATAAAGCCTATCCGGCAGGTACGAGCACTTTCTACGGCATGGCCTATGACGATGCGCCGGTCTATCATGATCCCCCGTCCAACAACTGGTTCGGGATGCAGGCATGGAGTGTTGAACGCATAGCTGAGCTGTATTATATTCTCGCTTCAAGCGGGGATACTTCCTCGGAGAACTTTCGGATGGCTAAACAGGTTATAGAGAATTGGGTGGACTGGTCATCGGATTATGCTTTTGCCGGAAGCAGACCAGTAACAGATGCTGAGGGGTATTATCTGGATAGTGCGGGCAACCGTATTCTCGGAGGAGATAACCCGCAGGTAGCTACAGTTGCCGCTCCGGGAGAGTTCTGGATTCCCGGAAATGTGGAGTGGGCGGGCCAGCCGGATACCTGGACCAGCTTCGCAGCCAGTGACGGCAACAGTAATTTAAAGGCCGTTACCAAGAATCCGAGCCAGGATACCGGCGTGCTTGGCAGCTATATTAAGGCGCTTACCTTCTTTGCTGCCGGTACGCAGGCTGAGCACGGTAGCTATACCGCTCTTGGCGGGCAGGCGCAACAGCTGGCTAAGGCTTTGCTGGATACCGCCTGGGGCTATAATGACGGAGTAGGCATTGCGACAACGGAGAGCCGCGGCGATTATTTCCGCTACTTTACCAAGGAAGTCTATTTCCCAAGCGGCTGGACAGGAACATTCGGACAGGGTAATGCCATTCCGGGCAGTGCTACAGTTCCATCCGACCCAGCCAAAGGGGGAAGCGGTGTTTATGCCAGCTATACAGATATCCGTCCGGATATCGTGAACGATCCTGACTGGCAGTATCTGCTTGATAAATACAACTCCTCTTACAATACCGTTACCAAGCAATGGGATAACGGGGCGCCTGAATTTACCTACCACCGTTTCTGGTCCCAGGTAGATATGGCAACAGCCTATGCCGAATATGACCGGCTGATTAACGACAGTAACGGACCGGTTGAGCCGGCTGCTCCCAAAGCACCGTCCAAGCCTAATGCGACTGCAGGTAACAACAGTGCTCTGCTAAGCTGGAATAAGGTGAACGGTGCGGACAGCTATACCGTGAAACGGGCGGTTACGAGCGGAGGCCCGTACACGGATGTTGCTTCAGTTACGCAGGTAACTTACAGTGACACTACTATAGTGAACGGAACGACTTATTATTACGTTGTCAGTGCCTCTAACAGCACCGGAACGAGCCCGGACTCTCCAGAGGTGAGCGTCAAACCGGCTGCGGTACCTATTCCGGCCGTAGGAGATCTGGTGGTACAGTACAAGACCAGTGATACCAATCCGGGGGATAACCAATTCCGGCCGCAGCTGCGGATCGTGAACAACGGTACGACTTCCGTGTCGCTCAAGGACGTGAAGCTGCGCTATTATTACACGATCGATGGCGAGAAAGATCAGCAGTTTAATGTGGATTATGCGACATTGGGCGGAAGTAATGTACTCGGAGGTTTTGTAAAGCTTACTCCTGCGGCAACAGGTGCGGATTATTATGTGGAGATTTCTTTTACAGCAGGTGCAGGAAGCCTGGCTCCGGGAGCCAATACCGGGGAAATCCAGCTTCGCATCAATAAAACAGACTGGAGCAATTATAACGAAGCTGGTGACTATTCATATGATCCGTCCAAAATTTCGTTCTCGGACTGGGAACGCGTGCCGCTGTACTTGAACGGTACACTGGCATGGGGGCTGGAGCCTTAA
- a CDS encoding ABC transporter permease — protein MAKSSAELSLPHNITKSPSGWSIIWREIFKDKLALVSLIFLGLIFLGVFGTALFLNQEEIVRVDLFSLYKKPSAEFWLGTDYGGRDVFGQLIIGTRNSLSIGIMVTLMTGIIGITVGLVSGYFGGLIDNLFMRLVDFFMILPMLMMVIAFVTAVPKYNTLTFSLIMTAFLWMGIARLIRSKTLQEKELEYVQASRTLGSSHLKIIFKQVMPNLSSIIIVTMTLNLAANIGLESGLSFLGFGFPESTPSLGTLVSYARNPQTLESRWWIWLPASLLILVLMLSINNVGQALKRATDARQRKG, from the coding sequence ATGGCAAAGTCAAGCGCTGAGCTCTCGCTCCCGCACAATATCACAAAAAGTCCGTCAGGCTGGAGCATCATCTGGCGGGAAATTTTCAAAGATAAGCTGGCACTGGTATCCCTGATTTTTTTGGGTCTGATCTTTCTCGGAGTGTTCGGGACAGCCCTGTTCCTCAACCAGGAGGAGATTGTAAGGGTTGATCTGTTTTCACTATATAAAAAGCCTTCGGCCGAGTTCTGGCTGGGTACCGACTATGGCGGCCGGGATGTATTCGGTCAGCTTATTATCGGTACACGCAACTCGCTGAGCATCGGAATTATGGTTACTCTGATGACCGGAATTATAGGAATAACAGTCGGGCTGGTTTCCGGGTACTTCGGCGGCCTTATCGATAACCTGTTCATGCGTCTGGTTGACTTCTTCATGATTCTGCCGATGCTGATGATGGTTATCGCCTTCGTAACGGCTGTTCCGAAATACAACACGCTGACCTTTTCGCTCATTATGACCGCCTTCCTGTGGATGGGGATCGCGAGGCTGATCCGCTCCAAGACGCTGCAGGAAAAAGAGCTGGAATATGTCCAGGCTTCCCGGACACTCGGCTCCTCCCATCTTAAGATTATCTTCAAACAGGTGATGCCGAACCTCAGCTCGATCATTATCGTAACGATGACCCTGAATCTTGCGGCTAACATCGGACTTGAGTCAGGCTTGTCCTTCCTTGGCTTCGGATTTCCAGAAAGCACGCCGAGTCTGGGTACGCTGGTCAGCTATGCCCGCAACCCGCAGACGCTGGAGTCCAGATGGTGGATTTGGTTACCCGCATCACTGCTGATCTTAGTGTTGATGTTGAGTATAAATAATGTCGGTCAGGCGCTGAAGCGTGCGACGGACGCAAGACAAAGAAAAGGATAA
- a CDS encoding DUF6199 family natural product biosynthesis protein, with product MVIFALLFVLLALLNIFFPALGWQMRYGWMTKGDSEPSDAYLMMSRISSVIVLIIFLVFFLPLMFS from the coding sequence ATGGTAATCTTCGCTCTTCTTTTTGTGCTGCTGGCCCTGCTGAATATTTTCTTTCCGGCATTAGGATGGCAGATGCGTTATGGCTGGATGACAAAAGGGGATAGCGAACCCAGTGACGCTTACCTCATGATGAGCAGAATAAGCAGTGTAATCGTGCTTATTATTTTTTTAGTATTCTTTTTGCCGCTAATGTTTAGTTAG